In Desulfosediminicola ganghwensis, a single window of DNA contains:
- the pyrF gene encoding orotidine-5'-phosphate decarboxylase, protein MSEQQIPLKDRIIVALDVDNPEKAKEMVKRCESHAGFFKVGLQLFMSDWFNTVDWIVDRGHKVMLDLKFFDIPETVKLAVEQVNSRGVTFATIHGNDPIIRAAMEARGDMQLLAVTVLTSFGEEDMRAMGMTQSVEDLVYYRAKRALELGCDGVVSSGMEAERMRKELGEKLLIVTPGIRPGANVTDSGDDQKRVVTAGMAIKNGANYVVVGRPITKADDPVRVIEMMQQDIVDSSS, encoded by the coding sequence ATGAGTGAACAGCAAATCCCGTTAAAGGATCGGATAATTGTCGCTCTGGATGTTGATAATCCGGAGAAGGCCAAGGAAATGGTCAAACGGTGCGAGTCGCATGCAGGCTTTTTCAAAGTTGGGCTACAGCTCTTTATGTCGGATTGGTTCAACACCGTGGACTGGATCGTGGACAGAGGTCATAAAGTCATGCTTGACCTGAAATTTTTTGATATTCCCGAAACTGTCAAGCTGGCAGTGGAGCAGGTGAACAGCAGGGGTGTAACCTTTGCAACCATCCATGGTAATGACCCCATCATCAGGGCTGCCATGGAAGCCAGAGGTGATATGCAGCTTTTGGCAGTTACTGTGCTGACCAGCTTTGGCGAAGAGGATATGCGTGCCATGGGCATGACCCAGTCTGTTGAGGATTTGGTCTATTACCGTGCCAAACGTGCCCTCGAACTGGGCTGTGACGGTGTGGTTTCATCTGGCATGGAAGCAGAGAGAATGCGTAAAGAGCTGGGTGAGAAACTTCTCATTGTCACCCCGGGCATTCGTCCCGGTGCCAATGTAACCGATTCCGGTGATGACCAGAAACGTGTGGTTACCGCTGGAATGGCAATCAAGAATGGCGCCAATTACGTCGTGGTCGGCCGCCCTATCACCAAAGCTGACGATCCTGTCCGCGTTATCGAAATGATGCAGCAAGATATAGTTGACTCTTCCTCCTAG